The sequence below is a genomic window from Microbaculum marinisediminis.
AGGAACGACGGACGTCGGTGCAAGACCGTAGTAGCCGATGACACGGCCGCCGTCGTGGACGACCATGACGGCGGTAAAGCCCTTCTCTTGGTTGGACAGTGCCCGCGTCCTAAGCCAGTGATCGAGTGTCGGCTTACCGCAGGAGAATTCGGAGACATCATGCGCAGCGGTGAGCGGCTCAGGCGCCGATAGAGACACGACTACCGCTTGGCGTCGTAGCCGGGCTCCCACGGAGCGGCCCGCTGCGCCAGATCGACCATCTCGGGAACCGGAGCCGCCGGACGGGACAGGACATCCATGAACTCGGCGAATCCTTCGGGGCTCATGCGGATCAGCCGATTTTCCATCACAACCTCCTCGGCGGCGCGAACGGCGGCATCGCGCACAAAGTCGGTGCGCGAGCGGCCACGCAACGTAGCGGCCCGATCGATCATCGCGACATCCGACTCTGGCAGTCGCATCGAGATGGGATATTCTTTACGGTCAGCTGTGGTGGCCATGAGGCACCTCCTTCGGACCTGAAGATAACGCCTTGTAGCGCAAAATGCAATACGCTATGATCGACACCATCAGGCCTTTCGCTCGAGAT
It includes:
- a CDS encoding DUF1778 domain-containing protein, which produces MATTADRKEYPISMRLPESDVAMIDRAATLRGRSRTDFVRDAAVRAAEEVVMENRLIRMSPEGFAEFMDVLSRPAAPVPEMVDLAQRAAPWEPGYDAKR